A section of the Macadamia integrifolia cultivar HAES 741 chromosome 9, SCU_Mint_v3, whole genome shotgun sequence genome encodes:
- the LOC122087916 gene encoding uncharacterized protein LOC122087916 isoform X1 — protein MEPSSQKNFDRILSQKALQMSSSFPCQICVMGFLLGACITYFFMAALTSSVEFEMVPFFPSSQNLTSNAIDMSGRTDNSEAAERMRRLASQRRDELSDDERVSLLYSSWTALLNESIDGKQEFLSGLGLSRSSVPKASHLENCKLSTQLNENFDKRGENGSFPPWTNWKGSLSIALLHQSSKMGKQGQFEHRALLESAYPPWIMGSDEDNYPSTRKVQRDIWIRQHPSNCSDPNVRFLVADWEKPPGFGIGAQLVGMCGLLAIAITEKRVLVTNYYNRADHDGCKGPSRSHWFCYFFPETSMECRDRAFELMGIPEAWENGIVTGKDNYTSKEIWAGRIPRVWGNPWSFMQPTTEINGSFLTYHRKMDRKWWRAQALRYLMRFQSEYTCNLMNVARHTAFGLQAAKMVPASLVKGWPEVVGNDSQSDMEEYVWSNHKPWIPRPLLSMHVRMGDKACEMKVVEFEQYMSLADRIRKRFPNLNSIWLSTEMKEVIEKSRLYPHWTFYYTNVTRQVGNKSMASYEASLGRKTSTNYPLVNFLMAAEADFFIGALGSSWCFLIDGMRNTGGKVMAGYLSVNKDRFW, from the exons ATGGAACCATCATCTCAGAagaattttgacagaattcTCTCACAGAAAGCTCTACAGATGAGTAGCTCATTTCCATGTCAAATTTGTGTGATGGGTTTTCTCCTTGGTGCCTGTATTACGTATTTCTTCATGGCTGCTCTCACTTCTTCGGTGGAATTTGAAAtggttcctttttttccttcatcacAGAACTTGACTTCGAATGCTATTG ATATGAGCGGACGCACGGACAATTCTGAAGCAGCAGAAAGAATGAGAAGATTGGCCTCACAAAGAAGGGATGAATTGAGTGATGATGAGAGAGTATCTTTATTGTATTCATCTTGGACTGCTCTGTTGAATGAGTCCATAGATGGGAAGCAAGAGTTCTTAAGTGGGTTAGGACTAAGCAGATCTAGTGTGCCAAAAGCTTCTCATTTGGAGAACTGTAAATTGAGTACACAacttaatgaaaattttgacaaGCGTGGAGAGAATGGTAGCTTTCCTCCATGGACAAATTGGAAGGGTTCGTTAAGCATCGCTTTGCTTCATCAATCGTCCAAAATGGGAAAACAGGGGCAATTTGAGCATCGAGCTCTACTGGAAagtgcttatcctccatgg ATTATGGGTTCAGACGAAGACAATTATCCTTCTACTAGGAAAGTGCAGAGGGACATATGGATCCGTCAACACCCTTCGAATTGTAGTGACCCTAATGTAAGGTTCCTTGTAGCtgattgggaaaagccccctGGATTTGGTATTGGAGCTCAACTTGTTGGAATGTGTGGTCTTCTTGCAATTGCAATTACTGAAAAACGAGTCCTTGTGACAAACTACTATAACCGAGCTGACCATGATGGCTGTAAAG GTCCATCACGATCTCATTGGTTTTGCTATTTCTTTCCTGAAACATCCATGGAGTGCAGAGATCGTGCATTTGAACTTATGGGAATACCAGAAGCTTGGGAGAACGGAATTGTCACAGGAAAAGATAATTACACTTCAAAGGAAATATGGGCCGGGCGAATTCCTAG AGTTTGGGGTAATCCTTGGAGTTTTATGCAGCCAACCACTGAGATAAATGGTAGTTTTCTCACATATCATCGTAAAATGGATCGGAAGTGGTGGCGAGCACAG GCACTGCGCTATCTGATGAGATTTCAAAGTGAGTATACATGCAATTTAATGAATGTAGCCCGGCACACAGCATTTGGATTGCAAGCAGCAAAAATGGTTCCTGCTAGTCTTGTTAAAGGATGGCCAGAG GTTGTAGGAAACGATTCTCAATCTGATATGGAAGAATATGTATGGTCCAATCATAAGCCTTGGATCCCCAGACCACTTTTAAGTATGCATGTAAGAATGGGTGACAAAGCGTGTGAAATGAAAGTGGTTGAATTTGAACAGTATATGAGTCTTGCTGATCGTATTCGCAAACGGTTTCCCAACCTTAACAGCATCTGGCTTTCTACTGAAATGAAG GAAGTCATTGAGAAATCCAGATTATATCCACATTGGACATTCTACTACACAAATGTAACACGCCAAGTGGGGAATAAGAGCATGGCCTCTTACGAGGCGAGTCTTGGTAGAAAGACTAGCACAAACTACCCGCTTGTAAATTTCTTGATGGCAGCTGAAGCTGACTTCTTTATCGGTGCTTTGGGTTCCTCTTGGTGCTTTCTCATAGATGGCATGAGGAATACAGGAGGGAAAGTAATGGCTGGATACCTTAGTGTCAACAAGGACCGGTTCTGGTAG
- the LOC122087916 gene encoding uncharacterized protein LOC122087916 isoform X2, with the protein MLLVGTLFLYLCSSILGVFAYFTNMSGRTDNSEAAERMRRLASQRRDELSDDERVSLLYSSWTALLNESIDGKQEFLSGLGLSRSSVPKASHLENCKLSTQLNENFDKRGENGSFPPWTNWKGSLSIALLHQSSKMGKQGQFEHRALLESAYPPWIMGSDEDNYPSTRKVQRDIWIRQHPSNCSDPNVRFLVADWEKPPGFGIGAQLVGMCGLLAIAITEKRVLVTNYYNRADHDGCKGPSRSHWFCYFFPETSMECRDRAFELMGIPEAWENGIVTGKDNYTSKEIWAGRIPRVWGNPWSFMQPTTEINGSFLTYHRKMDRKWWRAQALRYLMRFQSEYTCNLMNVARHTAFGLQAAKMVPASLVKGWPEVVGNDSQSDMEEYVWSNHKPWIPRPLLSMHVRMGDKACEMKVVEFEQYMSLADRIRKRFPNLNSIWLSTEMKEVIEKSRLYPHWTFYYTNVTRQVGNKSMASYEASLGRKTSTNYPLVNFLMAAEADFFIGALGSSWCFLIDGMRNTGGKVMAGYLSVNKDRFW; encoded by the exons ATGCTATTGGTGGGCACTTTATTCCTGTATCTCTGTTCTTCAATTCTTGGTGTGTTTGCTTATTTTACAA ATATGAGCGGACGCACGGACAATTCTGAAGCAGCAGAAAGAATGAGAAGATTGGCCTCACAAAGAAGGGATGAATTGAGTGATGATGAGAGAGTATCTTTATTGTATTCATCTTGGACTGCTCTGTTGAATGAGTCCATAGATGGGAAGCAAGAGTTCTTAAGTGGGTTAGGACTAAGCAGATCTAGTGTGCCAAAAGCTTCTCATTTGGAGAACTGTAAATTGAGTACACAacttaatgaaaattttgacaaGCGTGGAGAGAATGGTAGCTTTCCTCCATGGACAAATTGGAAGGGTTCGTTAAGCATCGCTTTGCTTCATCAATCGTCCAAAATGGGAAAACAGGGGCAATTTGAGCATCGAGCTCTACTGGAAagtgcttatcctccatgg ATTATGGGTTCAGACGAAGACAATTATCCTTCTACTAGGAAAGTGCAGAGGGACATATGGATCCGTCAACACCCTTCGAATTGTAGTGACCCTAATGTAAGGTTCCTTGTAGCtgattgggaaaagccccctGGATTTGGTATTGGAGCTCAACTTGTTGGAATGTGTGGTCTTCTTGCAATTGCAATTACTGAAAAACGAGTCCTTGTGACAAACTACTATAACCGAGCTGACCATGATGGCTGTAAAG GTCCATCACGATCTCATTGGTTTTGCTATTTCTTTCCTGAAACATCCATGGAGTGCAGAGATCGTGCATTTGAACTTATGGGAATACCAGAAGCTTGGGAGAACGGAATTGTCACAGGAAAAGATAATTACACTTCAAAGGAAATATGGGCCGGGCGAATTCCTAG AGTTTGGGGTAATCCTTGGAGTTTTATGCAGCCAACCACTGAGATAAATGGTAGTTTTCTCACATATCATCGTAAAATGGATCGGAAGTGGTGGCGAGCACAG GCACTGCGCTATCTGATGAGATTTCAAAGTGAGTATACATGCAATTTAATGAATGTAGCCCGGCACACAGCATTTGGATTGCAAGCAGCAAAAATGGTTCCTGCTAGTCTTGTTAAAGGATGGCCAGAG GTTGTAGGAAACGATTCTCAATCTGATATGGAAGAATATGTATGGTCCAATCATAAGCCTTGGATCCCCAGACCACTTTTAAGTATGCATGTAAGAATGGGTGACAAAGCGTGTGAAATGAAAGTGGTTGAATTTGAACAGTATATGAGTCTTGCTGATCGTATTCGCAAACGGTTTCCCAACCTTAACAGCATCTGGCTTTCTACTGAAATGAAG GAAGTCATTGAGAAATCCAGATTATATCCACATTGGACATTCTACTACACAAATGTAACACGCCAAGTGGGGAATAAGAGCATGGCCTCTTACGAGGCGAGTCTTGGTAGAAAGACTAGCACAAACTACCCGCTTGTAAATTTCTTGATGGCAGCTGAAGCTGACTTCTTTATCGGTGCTTTGGGTTCCTCTTGGTGCTTTCTCATAGATGGCATGAGGAATACAGGAGGGAAAGTAATGGCTGGATACCTTAGTGTCAACAAGGACCGGTTCTGGTAG
- the LOC122087916 gene encoding uncharacterized protein LOC122087916 isoform X3, giving the protein MLLVGTLFLYLCSSILDMSGRTDNSEAAERMRRLASQRRDELSDDERVSLLYSSWTALLNESIDGKQEFLSGLGLSRSSVPKASHLENCKLSTQLNENFDKRGENGSFPPWTNWKGSLSIALLHQSSKMGKQGQFEHRALLESAYPPWIMGSDEDNYPSTRKVQRDIWIRQHPSNCSDPNVRFLVADWEKPPGFGIGAQLVGMCGLLAIAITEKRVLVTNYYNRADHDGCKGPSRSHWFCYFFPETSMECRDRAFELMGIPEAWENGIVTGKDNYTSKEIWAGRIPRVWGNPWSFMQPTTEINGSFLTYHRKMDRKWWRAQALRYLMRFQSEYTCNLMNVARHTAFGLQAAKMVPASLVKGWPEVVGNDSQSDMEEYVWSNHKPWIPRPLLSMHVRMGDKACEMKVVEFEQYMSLADRIRKRFPNLNSIWLSTEMKEVIEKSRLYPHWTFYYTNVTRQVGNKSMASYEASLGRKTSTNYPLVNFLMAAEADFFIGALGSSWCFLIDGMRNTGGKVMAGYLSVNKDRFW; this is encoded by the exons ATGCTATTGGTGGGCACTTTATTCCTGTATCTCTGTTCTTCAATTCTTG ATATGAGCGGACGCACGGACAATTCTGAAGCAGCAGAAAGAATGAGAAGATTGGCCTCACAAAGAAGGGATGAATTGAGTGATGATGAGAGAGTATCTTTATTGTATTCATCTTGGACTGCTCTGTTGAATGAGTCCATAGATGGGAAGCAAGAGTTCTTAAGTGGGTTAGGACTAAGCAGATCTAGTGTGCCAAAAGCTTCTCATTTGGAGAACTGTAAATTGAGTACACAacttaatgaaaattttgacaaGCGTGGAGAGAATGGTAGCTTTCCTCCATGGACAAATTGGAAGGGTTCGTTAAGCATCGCTTTGCTTCATCAATCGTCCAAAATGGGAAAACAGGGGCAATTTGAGCATCGAGCTCTACTGGAAagtgcttatcctccatgg ATTATGGGTTCAGACGAAGACAATTATCCTTCTACTAGGAAAGTGCAGAGGGACATATGGATCCGTCAACACCCTTCGAATTGTAGTGACCCTAATGTAAGGTTCCTTGTAGCtgattgggaaaagccccctGGATTTGGTATTGGAGCTCAACTTGTTGGAATGTGTGGTCTTCTTGCAATTGCAATTACTGAAAAACGAGTCCTTGTGACAAACTACTATAACCGAGCTGACCATGATGGCTGTAAAG GTCCATCACGATCTCATTGGTTTTGCTATTTCTTTCCTGAAACATCCATGGAGTGCAGAGATCGTGCATTTGAACTTATGGGAATACCAGAAGCTTGGGAGAACGGAATTGTCACAGGAAAAGATAATTACACTTCAAAGGAAATATGGGCCGGGCGAATTCCTAG AGTTTGGGGTAATCCTTGGAGTTTTATGCAGCCAACCACTGAGATAAATGGTAGTTTTCTCACATATCATCGTAAAATGGATCGGAAGTGGTGGCGAGCACAG GCACTGCGCTATCTGATGAGATTTCAAAGTGAGTATACATGCAATTTAATGAATGTAGCCCGGCACACAGCATTTGGATTGCAAGCAGCAAAAATGGTTCCTGCTAGTCTTGTTAAAGGATGGCCAGAG GTTGTAGGAAACGATTCTCAATCTGATATGGAAGAATATGTATGGTCCAATCATAAGCCTTGGATCCCCAGACCACTTTTAAGTATGCATGTAAGAATGGGTGACAAAGCGTGTGAAATGAAAGTGGTTGAATTTGAACAGTATATGAGTCTTGCTGATCGTATTCGCAAACGGTTTCCCAACCTTAACAGCATCTGGCTTTCTACTGAAATGAAG GAAGTCATTGAGAAATCCAGATTATATCCACATTGGACATTCTACTACACAAATGTAACACGCCAAGTGGGGAATAAGAGCATGGCCTCTTACGAGGCGAGTCTTGGTAGAAAGACTAGCACAAACTACCCGCTTGTAAATTTCTTGATGGCAGCTGAAGCTGACTTCTTTATCGGTGCTTTGGGTTCCTCTTGGTGCTTTCTCATAGATGGCATGAGGAATACAGGAGGGAAAGTAATGGCTGGATACCTTAGTGTCAACAAGGACCGGTTCTGGTAG
- the LOC122087916 gene encoding uncharacterized protein LOC122087916 isoform X4: MSGRTDNSEAAERMRRLASQRRDELSDDERVSLLYSSWTALLNESIDGKQEFLSGLGLSRSSVPKASHLENCKLSTQLNENFDKRGENGSFPPWTNWKGSLSIALLHQSSKMGKQGQFEHRALLESAYPPWIMGSDEDNYPSTRKVQRDIWIRQHPSNCSDPNVRFLVADWEKPPGFGIGAQLVGMCGLLAIAITEKRVLVTNYYNRADHDGCKGPSRSHWFCYFFPETSMECRDRAFELMGIPEAWENGIVTGKDNYTSKEIWAGRIPRVWGNPWSFMQPTTEINGSFLTYHRKMDRKWWRAQALRYLMRFQSEYTCNLMNVARHTAFGLQAAKMVPASLVKGWPEVVGNDSQSDMEEYVWSNHKPWIPRPLLSMHVRMGDKACEMKVVEFEQYMSLADRIRKRFPNLNSIWLSTEMKEVIEKSRLYPHWTFYYTNVTRQVGNKSMASYEASLGRKTSTNYPLVNFLMAAEADFFIGALGSSWCFLIDGMRNTGGKVMAGYLSVNKDRFW, from the exons ATGAGCGGACGCACGGACAATTCTGAAGCAGCAGAAAGAATGAGAAGATTGGCCTCACAAAGAAGGGATGAATTGAGTGATGATGAGAGAGTATCTTTATTGTATTCATCTTGGACTGCTCTGTTGAATGAGTCCATAGATGGGAAGCAAGAGTTCTTAAGTGGGTTAGGACTAAGCAGATCTAGTGTGCCAAAAGCTTCTCATTTGGAGAACTGTAAATTGAGTACACAacttaatgaaaattttgacaaGCGTGGAGAGAATGGTAGCTTTCCTCCATGGACAAATTGGAAGGGTTCGTTAAGCATCGCTTTGCTTCATCAATCGTCCAAAATGGGAAAACAGGGGCAATTTGAGCATCGAGCTCTACTGGAAagtgcttatcctccatgg ATTATGGGTTCAGACGAAGACAATTATCCTTCTACTAGGAAAGTGCAGAGGGACATATGGATCCGTCAACACCCTTCGAATTGTAGTGACCCTAATGTAAGGTTCCTTGTAGCtgattgggaaaagccccctGGATTTGGTATTGGAGCTCAACTTGTTGGAATGTGTGGTCTTCTTGCAATTGCAATTACTGAAAAACGAGTCCTTGTGACAAACTACTATAACCGAGCTGACCATGATGGCTGTAAAG GTCCATCACGATCTCATTGGTTTTGCTATTTCTTTCCTGAAACATCCATGGAGTGCAGAGATCGTGCATTTGAACTTATGGGAATACCAGAAGCTTGGGAGAACGGAATTGTCACAGGAAAAGATAATTACACTTCAAAGGAAATATGGGCCGGGCGAATTCCTAG AGTTTGGGGTAATCCTTGGAGTTTTATGCAGCCAACCACTGAGATAAATGGTAGTTTTCTCACATATCATCGTAAAATGGATCGGAAGTGGTGGCGAGCACAG GCACTGCGCTATCTGATGAGATTTCAAAGTGAGTATACATGCAATTTAATGAATGTAGCCCGGCACACAGCATTTGGATTGCAAGCAGCAAAAATGGTTCCTGCTAGTCTTGTTAAAGGATGGCCAGAG GTTGTAGGAAACGATTCTCAATCTGATATGGAAGAATATGTATGGTCCAATCATAAGCCTTGGATCCCCAGACCACTTTTAAGTATGCATGTAAGAATGGGTGACAAAGCGTGTGAAATGAAAGTGGTTGAATTTGAACAGTATATGAGTCTTGCTGATCGTATTCGCAAACGGTTTCCCAACCTTAACAGCATCTGGCTTTCTACTGAAATGAAG GAAGTCATTGAGAAATCCAGATTATATCCACATTGGACATTCTACTACACAAATGTAACACGCCAAGTGGGGAATAAGAGCATGGCCTCTTACGAGGCGAGTCTTGGTAGAAAGACTAGCACAAACTACCCGCTTGTAAATTTCTTGATGGCAGCTGAAGCTGACTTCTTTATCGGTGCTTTGGGTTCCTCTTGGTGCTTTCTCATAGATGGCATGAGGAATACAGGAGGGAAAGTAATGGCTGGATACCTTAGTGTCAACAAGGACCGGTTCTGGTAG
- the LOC122088631 gene encoding EKC/KEOPS complex subunit bud32, translating into MEINQDGKKGSLILLQQGAEARVFESTFMGRRSIVKERFSKKYRHPSLDTKLTLKRLNTEARCMTKARRLGVSTPVLYALDTVLHTLTFEYVEGLVVKEIFLDFGLNGINQELMNDIATQIGDAIGKLHDGGLIHGDLTTSNMLFRNGTNELVLIDFGLSFTSTLPEDKAVDLYVLERALLSMHSSCGNVMDQILAAYRKTSKQWSSTLNKLAQVRQRGRKRTMVG; encoded by the exons atggagatcaaccagGACGGAAAAAAAGGTTCTCTCATTTTATTGCAGCAGGGGGCAGAAGCT AGAGTGTTTGAGTCAACATTTATGGGAAGGAGGTCAATTGTCAAGGAACGTTTCTCAAAGAAGTACAGGCATCCATCTTTGGACACAAAACTGACCCTTAAACGCCTGAACACT GAAGCTCGTTGCATGACAAAAGCAAGACGGCTTGGTGTTTCCACTCCAGTATTGTATGCTTTGGATACTGTGCTGCATACCCTAACATTTGAATACGTGGAAGGCCTGGTTGTCAAAGAAATTTTTCTAGATTTTGGGTTGAATGGTATAAACCAGGAACTAATGAATGACATCGCAACACAGATTGGTGATGCAattggaaaattacatgatgGTGGTCTCATTCATGGTGATCTAACAACATCAAATATGTTATTCCGAAATGGTACCAACGAGCTG GTTCTAATAGACTTTGGTTTGAGCTTTACATCAACACTCCCTGAAGATAAAGCTGTCGATTTGTATGTACTTGAGAGAGCTTTACTCTCAATGCATTCGTCTTGTGGGAATGTG ATGGATCAGATACTAGCTGCATACAGGAAAACATCAAAGCAATGGTCTTCCACATTGAACAAGCTAGCTCAAG TTCGACAGAGAGGTCGCAAGCGCACCATGGTCGGATAA